A DNA window from bacterium contains the following coding sequences:
- a CDS encoding NAD-dependent deacylase, protein MSASQPSSAASTADGVARAAALLRGGRLNVALTGAGASTESGLPDFRSKDGLWGRTDPSRVASVSAFQQDPAGFYTFYQARLAALAGAAPNAAHRALARLEGLGVLHLVVTQNVDGLHRQAGSREVVEVHGNLREARCAGCGALVAIAEMAGPLRAGAVPRCARCGGLLRPNVVLFGEVLPAAAYARAEAACRTCDVLLVVGSSLEVYPVAGLPAFAVRHGAKLVIVNRDPTPCDDLAEVVVRGEAGAVLPRIVEAVLEPRDRTRKEEKP, encoded by the coding sequence GTGTCGGCCTCGCAGCCTTCATCGGCGGCGTCCACGGCGGACGGAGTGGCGCGGGCGGCGGCGCTGCTCCGCGGCGGGCGGCTGAACGTCGCATTGACCGGTGCGGGGGCGAGCACCGAATCGGGCCTCCCCGACTTCCGGTCCAAGGACGGGCTGTGGGGGCGCACCGACCCCTCGCGCGTCGCCTCCGTAAGCGCGTTCCAGCAGGATCCCGCGGGGTTCTACACCTTCTACCAGGCCCGTTTGGCCGCGCTCGCCGGTGCCGCTCCCAACGCCGCGCATCGGGCGCTGGCGCGGCTCGAAGGCCTCGGGGTGCTGCACCTGGTGGTGACGCAGAACGTCGACGGGCTGCATCGGCAGGCGGGATCTCGGGAGGTCGTGGAGGTCCACGGCAACCTCCGCGAGGCCCGGTGTGCGGGATGCGGCGCCCTGGTCGCGATCGCCGAGATGGCCGGACCCCTGCGGGCGGGCGCGGTGCCCCGATGCGCACGGTGCGGAGGGCTGTTGCGTCCCAACGTGGTGCTCTTTGGAGAGGTGCTCCCTGCGGCGGCGTACGCGCGGGCGGAAGCGGCCTGCCGGACATGCGATGTGCTGCTCGTGGTGGGGTCGTCGTTGGAGGTCTATCCCGTCGCCGGGTTGCCGGCCTTTGCCGTTCGGCACGGAGCGAAGCTCGTCATCGTGAATCGCGACCCCACGCCGTGCGACGACCTTGCCGAGGTCGTAGTGCGGGGCGAGGCCGGCGCCGTGCTCCCGCGGATCGTCGAGGCCGTCCTGGAGCCGCGGGACAGAACGCGCAAGGAGGAGAAGCCGTGA
- a CDS encoding iron-containing alcohol dehydrogenase has translation MPVLYRLFDQPRAFRGPSRVWFGAHASERIQECIQELGIRPGRALLVTDAVVDRLHLASKVADGLAAGGFDIHRYAEIPGEPTVEVADGAAAVARRMSPSLMVGVGGGSVLDVAKLSAALVRNPGSVLEYTTVGGKRFAEAAVPTILVPTTAGTGAEASQNAVVTTGTRKASASNHPQLLAAGVILDPLLTHSLPPAVTAHTGLDALSHCMEGTLSTNATVLTDAMAANGTALIFGALRRAYATGGTADGDPEARAHMVLAAYMGGLTLNAGMVLGHSIAYTLANRLHLPHGLSCAIALPYTLAYNRDAAHDRLSALARAAGFGGEDIVAHVERLCRDVGIPDSVRSLGLERDRLPELVDECVEQYPRPNNPRPLAREPLLSLYGAIWDGRPAHEWTH, from the coding sequence ATGCCGGTCCTCTATCGGCTCTTCGATCAACCGCGCGCCTTTCGTGGTCCGAGCCGCGTCTGGTTCGGTGCGCACGCGTCAGAACGGATCCAGGAGTGCATCCAAGAACTCGGCATCCGGCCCGGCCGCGCGCTGCTCGTGACCGACGCCGTGGTGGACCGGCTGCACCTCGCCAGCAAGGTTGCGGACGGGCTCGCCGCAGGGGGATTCGACATTCACCGGTACGCGGAGATTCCCGGGGAGCCCACGGTCGAGGTGGCTGACGGCGCTGCCGCGGTCGCGCGTCGGATGTCGCCGTCTCTCATGGTCGGCGTGGGCGGGGGCAGCGTCCTCGATGTCGCCAAACTGAGCGCCGCGCTCGTCCGCAACCCAGGAAGCGTCCTCGAGTACACCACAGTCGGCGGCAAGCGGTTTGCGGAAGCAGCAGTGCCCACGATCCTGGTGCCAACTACCGCGGGCACGGGGGCCGAAGCGAGCCAAAACGCCGTCGTGACCACCGGGACTCGTAAGGCATCCGCGAGCAACCATCCCCAGCTCCTCGCCGCGGGGGTGATCCTCGATCCCCTCCTCACCCACTCGCTACCTCCGGCCGTCACCGCCCACACCGGACTGGATGCGCTGAGCCATTGTATGGAAGGCACGCTCTCCACTAATGCGACGGTGCTCACCGATGCGATGGCGGCGAACGGGACCGCCCTGATCTTTGGCGCGCTGCGGCGCGCCTATGCGACCGGCGGCACCGCCGACGGGGACCCCGAGGCACGCGCCCACATGGTCCTGGCCGCGTACATGGGTGGACTCACGCTCAATGCCGGCATGGTCCTCGGGCATTCGATCGCCTACACGCTCGCCAACCGCCTTCACCTGCCTCACGGGCTGTCGTGCGCTATCGCGCTCCCATATACGCTGGCGTACAACCGCGACGCCGCGCACGATCGGTTGAGCGCGCTCGCCCGAGCCGCGGGCTTTGGAGGTGAAGATATCGTGGCCCACGTGGAGCGGTTGTGCCGGGACGTCGGGATCCCGGACTCCGTCCGTTCGCTCGGGTTGGAGCGGGACCGGTTGCCCGAACTGGTCGACGAGTGCGTCGAGCAGTATCCGCGTCCCAACAATCCCCGCCCGCTTGCCCGGGAGCCGCTGCTCTCGCTCTACGGCGCGATATGGGACGGACGCCCCGCGCACGAGTGGACCCACTGA